A genomic window from Candidatus Denitrolinea symbiosum includes:
- a CDS encoding ATP-dependent DNA helicase PcrA produces the protein MDFLDKLNAQQRKAVTAGRGPVLVLAGPGSGKTRVLTQRVAWLIASEGVRPYQILAVTFTNKAAREMESRVQSLLGEDATQGMMLGTFHAICARLLRREAELLPVESNFVIFDADDQERIVKSIIKEFNLDDKRFRPASVHASISKAKNDLIGADDYPITNYRDEVVKRIFVEYQKRLVASNAVDFDDLLVYTARLLEDNPSVREKYARRFVHVLVDEFQDTNLAQYTLVKHLSSAHKNIFCVGDPDQCFPVGTEIQTPSGKKQIEKLKVGDLVTAASGRGSTLPSRIAHIGKRPYNGDLVKITTRQGFTFQSTPNHVVFARLGLEPGLHYVYLMYRRDKGYRIGIASHARSDGANPNLQIGLRVRSNQENADKIWVLKVCTTRDEAHYWESYFSFSYGIPTTVFHVRGRRMRMSQEHIDELYKNIDTVANAEALLTDLDMDSQYPHYIPQGTYRNIVNIRYFGDGRKTKESPWHAHRVDLWSSKLELADKLESRGYNPRIRSKNNWRVGINRLQYDDIQEEASKLSKAIGGAEIVVGAFLTDKGNSPLSQRFNLMPASHLHPSMIVAVEVNGQIVEDEIVEIKRVPYRGAVYDFEVENLHNYIVGGIVVHNSIYRWRGADWRNVQRFEADFPDAQVILLEQNYRSRQNILDAAMSVIDRAQHRRKKKLHTERGAGEKIFFYEAPDDYAEASFVVDTIAQLVASKQLEPGDCAVMYRTNAMSRLLEEAFLAARLPYRLVGAQRFYGRREVKDIVSFLRLVHNPADEASLDRVINVPKRGIGDKALSTLHMTARQANLSAGTVLLDLARGSASPFWDQFTGRAALPLADFGATLANWKAAAPALTVPELFDRIVNDLNYKDYIDDQSEEGKDRWENVQELKRLANEYATRTLEEFLENIALVSDQDTIADGNVPTLLTLHAAKGLEFGAVFIVGLDDGILPHSRSFDEPEAMEEERRLFYVGITRAKDRLYLLRAVQRGGRGYGEEQLPSRYLDDLPADLIQGRSRTGRSLRPRETHTTWARPSEPRAARVVETRFRAGTRVQHAAWGEGIVLDSRVDGDDELVDVVFESVGIKRLAASLANLKIV, from the coding sequence ATGGATTTCCTCGACAAACTCAACGCCCAACAACGCAAAGCAGTGACGGCTGGACGCGGCCCCGTCCTCGTCCTGGCGGGACCTGGCTCGGGCAAGACGCGCGTCCTCACCCAGCGCGTCGCCTGGCTGATCGCGTCGGAGGGAGTCCGTCCCTACCAGATCCTGGCGGTGACGTTCACCAACAAAGCCGCGCGCGAGATGGAGTCCCGCGTCCAATCCTTGCTCGGCGAGGACGCCACACAAGGGATGATGCTGGGAACCTTCCACGCCATCTGCGCGCGCCTGCTGCGGCGCGAGGCTGAGCTCCTGCCTGTGGAGAGCAACTTCGTCATCTTCGACGCCGACGACCAGGAGCGGATCGTCAAAAGCATCATCAAAGAATTTAACCTCGACGACAAACGCTTCCGCCCCGCGTCCGTCCACGCTTCGATCTCGAAGGCGAAGAATGATTTGATCGGCGCGGACGATTACCCGATCACGAATTACCGCGACGAAGTCGTCAAGCGCATCTTCGTCGAATATCAAAAACGCCTCGTCGCCAGCAACGCGGTGGACTTCGACGACCTGCTCGTCTACACCGCGCGCCTGCTGGAGGACAATCCGTCCGTGCGAGAGAAATACGCGCGGCGATTCGTCCACGTGTTGGTGGACGAATTCCAAGATACGAACCTCGCGCAATATACATTGGTCAAGCATCTCTCGTCCGCGCATAAAAATATTTTTTGCGTTGGCGATCCCGATCAGTGTTTTCCTGTTGGCACGGAAATACAAACACCAAGCGGAAAAAAGCAAATTGAAAAACTCAAGGTAGGCGATCTTGTTACCGCCGCAAGCGGACGAGGTTCCACCCTGCCTTCTCGGATTGCGCATATTGGAAAACGTCCTTATAACGGCGATTTAGTAAAAATAACAACTCGGCAGGGATTCACGTTCCAATCTACGCCGAATCATGTTGTTTTTGCCAGACTTGGTCTAGAACCAGGCTTACATTACGTATATTTGATGTATCGACGAGATAAGGGCTATCGTATTGGTATCGCTTCGCACGCTCGTAGCGATGGCGCAAATCCCAATCTGCAAATTGGGTTACGCGTTCGCAGCAACCAAGAAAACGCAGACAAAATCTGGGTGTTGAAAGTTTGCACGACAAGGGATGAAGCCCATTATTGGGAATCATATTTCTCTTTTTCGTATGGCATTCCCACAACTGTTTTCCATGTGCGTGGACGACGAATGCGAATGTCGCAGGAACACATAGACGAGTTGTATAAAAACATAGACACGGTCGCAAACGCAGAAGCGCTATTAACCGATCTTGATATGGATAGTCAATATCCCCATTACATTCCACAAGGAACGTACCGAAACATCGTTAATATTCGCTATTTTGGCGATGGACGGAAAACCAAAGAATCCCCCTGGCACGCACACCGTGTTGACTTATGGAGTAGCAAACTTGAGTTAGCTGACAAACTTGAATCTCGCGGTTATAACCCTCGCATCCGAAGCAAGAACAATTGGCGTGTCGGAATAAACCGACTGCAATATGACGATATTCAAGAAGAAGCGTCTAAACTTAGCAAGGCAATTGGCGGCGCTGAAATTGTCGTCGGCGCGTTTTTAACAGACAAGGGCAACTCGCCGCTTTCACAACGCTTCAATCTCATGCCTGCCAGCCATTTACATCCTTCAATGATTGTTGCTGTGGAAGTCAACGGGCAAATCGTGGAAGATGAAATTGTGGAAATCAAACGCGTTCCATATCGCGGCGCAGTCTACGATTTCGAAGTCGAAAACCTCCATAACTATATCGTGGGTGGGATCGTCGTTCACAACTCCATCTATCGCTGGCGCGGCGCGGACTGGCGCAACGTCCAACGATTCGAAGCGGACTTCCCCGACGCGCAGGTGATTCTCCTGGAGCAAAACTATCGCTCGCGGCAAAACATCCTCGACGCGGCCATGTCGGTCATTGACCGCGCCCAGCATCGCCGCAAGAAAAAACTCCACACCGAGCGCGGCGCGGGCGAGAAGATCTTCTTCTACGAAGCGCCCGACGATTACGCCGAAGCCTCCTTCGTCGTGGACACCATCGCCCAACTCGTCGCGTCGAAGCAACTCGAGCCAGGCGACTGCGCGGTAATGTATCGCACCAACGCCATGTCCCGCCTGCTGGAGGAAGCCTTCCTCGCCGCGCGCCTGCCCTATCGCCTCGTCGGCGCGCAGCGCTTCTACGGACGCCGCGAAGTGAAGGACATCGTCTCCTTCCTGCGCCTCGTCCACAACCCCGCCGACGAAGCCAGCCTCGACCGCGTCATCAACGTGCCGAAGCGCGGCATCGGCGACAAGGCGCTGTCCACCCTCCACATGACGGCGCGGCAGGCGAACCTTTCCGCGGGGACCGTCCTGCTCGACCTGGCGCGCGGCTCGGCCTCCCCGTTCTGGGATCAGTTTACGGGACGCGCCGCGCTTCCCCTCGCGGACTTCGGCGCGACTCTCGCCAACTGGAAAGCGGCCGCGCCCGCCCTCACCGTCCCCGAGCTCTTTGACCGCATCGTCAACGACCTCAACTACAAAGACTACATTGACGATCAAAGCGAAGAGGGCAAAGACCGCTGGGAAAACGTGCAGGAACTCAAACGCCTCGCGAACGAATACGCCACGCGCACGCTCGAAGAGTTCCTCGAAAACATCGCGCTCGTCTCCGACCAGGACACCATCGCGGACGGCAACGTCCCCACGCTGCTCACCCTCCACGCCGCCAAGGGACTGGAATTCGGCGCGGTCTTCATCGTCGGTCTCGACGACGGCATCCTGCCGCACAGCCGCTCGTTCGACGAACCCGAAGCGATGGAGGAGGAACGCCGCCTCTTCTACGTCGGCATCACGCGCGCCAAAGACAGACTATACCTGCTCCGCGCCGTCCAACGCGGCGGACGCGGCTACGGCGAGGAACAACTCCCCTCGCGCTATTTGGATGACCTGCCCGCCGACCTGATACAGGGACGCTCGCGCACGGGACGTTCCCTGCGTCCGCGCGAGACTCACACGACCTGGGCGCGTCCATCCGAACCTCGCGCGGCGCGCGTCGTCGAGACGCGTTTCCGCGCCGGGACGCGCGTCCAGCACGCGGCCTGGGGCGAGGGCATCGTCCTCGACTCGCGCGTCGACGGCGACGACGAACTCGTGGACGTGGTCTTCGAGTCGGTCGGAATCAAACGTCTCGCCGCGAGCCTGGCGAATTTGAAGATCGTCTAA
- a CDS encoding ADP-ribose pyrophosphatase YjhB, NUDIX family, with protein sequence MLRLLYLAYNLYIFIFRPVTVGVRVILAKEGRVLLVRHTYRGGWHLPGGGIQRRETVEAAARREVREEAGAEVGKVQLVGVYSNLEGYASGHNILFASEDFEIVGKPDREIAEARFFARDELPPDMFAGHRRKAEEYLDGEIPSNTGVW encoded by the coding sequence ATGCTGCGGCTCCTCTATCTTGCTTACAATCTATACATCTTCATCTTCCGCCCGGTGACGGTCGGCGTGCGCGTGATCCTGGCAAAGGAGGGACGCGTCCTCCTCGTCCGCCACACGTATCGGGGCGGATGGCATCTGCCGGGCGGAGGCATCCAGCGCCGCGAAACCGTCGAAGCGGCAGCCCGCCGCGAGGTCCGCGAAGAAGCGGGCGCGGAAGTGGGCAAGGTCCAGCTTGTGGGAGTCTATTCCAACCTGGAGGGTTACGCCAGCGGACACAACATCCTGTTCGCCAGCGAGGATTTTGAGATTGTCGGCAAACCGGACCGCGAGATCGCCGAGGCGCGCTTCTTTGCGCGGGACGAACTGCCTCCCGACATGTTCGCCGGGCACCGCCGAAAAGCGGAGGAATACCTGGACGGCGAAATCCCGTCGAACACGGGCGTCTGGTGA
- a CDS encoding macrolide efflux protein A, with protein sequence MKIPVPEKSEALPGPAPIDATVSRSGASTFSALKHRNFQLYFGGQLVSNIGTWMQTVAQGWVVYQIGRSEITLGLVAFASAIPVLIASPWAGVLVDRMSRQKLLMLTQAGAMIPAFSLAALTFADVLQEWHVIALAALLGLVNAFDAPARQTFVSEMVAREDLPNAIALNSMVTNSARVIGPALAGLALAAVGAAWCFTVNGLSFLAVILGLGLMKLPPPRKTQRAVSPREQLKSGLKYTAKRRELAGLILLALVFSVFGVSYAPMLPAFVQNVLKQGALAYGLVNAAIGIGAVLGAVLLARNVGHGRRGKLLAGVNVAFPLMLVAFAYVGYPLTLVVAFGLGLGYMLQFTTINTLLQTRVEDEYRGRVMALYTLAFFGFSPLGNLSIGYLAQHLGLRVSIALFAVLSLILSRLALWKTPEVKTLR encoded by the coding sequence ATGAAAATCCCCGTCCCCGAAAAATCCGAGGCTTTGCCCGGGCCGGCGCCGATCGACGCGACGGTGAGCAGGAGCGGCGCGTCCACTTTTTCCGCCCTGAAGCATCGCAATTTCCAATTGTATTTTGGCGGACAGCTGGTCTCCAACATCGGCACGTGGATGCAGACCGTGGCGCAAGGCTGGGTGGTTTACCAGATCGGCCGCTCCGAGATAACGCTGGGACTGGTGGCGTTTGCCTCCGCCATCCCGGTGCTGATCGCTTCTCCCTGGGCGGGCGTGCTGGTGGACCGCATGTCGCGGCAGAAACTTTTGATGCTGACCCAGGCAGGCGCGATGATCCCGGCCTTCAGCCTGGCCGCGCTCACGTTCGCGGACGTCTTGCAGGAATGGCACGTGATCGCGCTGGCGGCCCTGCTGGGACTCGTCAACGCCTTCGACGCGCCCGCCCGCCAGACGTTCGTCTCCGAGATGGTCGCCCGCGAAGACCTGCCCAACGCCATCGCCCTCAATTCGATGGTGACCAACAGCGCCCGCGTCATCGGGCCCGCGCTCGCGGGACTCGCGCTGGCCGCCGTCGGCGCGGCGTGGTGCTTCACGGTCAACGGCCTCTCCTTTCTGGCGGTCATCCTCGGCCTGGGGCTGATGAAACTCCCGCCGCCGCGCAAGACCCAGCGCGCGGTTTCGCCCCGGGAACAATTGAAAAGCGGACTGAAGTACACCGCGAAGCGCCGCGAACTTGCGGGATTGATCCTGCTGGCGCTGGTCTTCAGCGTATTTGGCGTCTCTTATGCGCCGATGCTGCCAGCCTTCGTGCAAAACGTCCTCAAGCAGGGCGCGCTGGCCTACGGACTGGTCAACGCCGCCATCGGGATCGGAGCGGTGCTGGGCGCGGTGTTGCTGGCGCGCAACGTCGGTCACGGCCGGCGCGGCAAACTGCTGGCAGGCGTCAACGTCGCCTTTCCCCTGATGCTGGTCGCGTTCGCCTACGTCGGTTATCCGCTGACGCTCGTCGTCGCCTTCGGGCTGGGACTAGGGTACATGCTCCAGTTCACCACCATCAACACCCTGCTCCAAACCCGCGTGGAGGACGAATATCGCGGGCGCGTCATGGCATTGTACACCCTCGCCTTCTTTGGCTTTTCGCCGCTCGGCAACCTTTCGATCGGCTACCTCGCCCAGCATTTGGGACTGCGCGTGTCCATCGCGCTGTTCGCGGTCCTGTCGCTTATCCTTTCGCGGCTGGCGCTCTGGAAAACGCCCGAAGTGAAGACGCTGCGTTAA
- a CDS encoding glucose-1-phosphate thymidylylransferase, with protein sequence MAETLKIIIPMAGWGTRMRPHTYSKPKPLVSVAGKTTLEHLLEMFASAPRAQEAEYVFIVGPFLGETQIPAFIKENYPGMNAHFITQHEMKGQSHAIALARDYLRGPVITCFSDTLMDADFSLLADEKADAVAWVMPHPDPRRFGVAELDADGWVTRFIEKPQSLDNNLVVVGCYYFARGESLMDAIDEQMRRGVIFKNEYFLTDALSIMIERGARVRTEIIHTWLDTGTIEATLETNRALLEKGAPTPAEAGPQVKVIAPAFIHPSARVSNSVIGPYASIGADCVVADSRVEDSIVEAGCEVRSAGLVRSLVGRQSKVQGRGADQVTSLNIGDHSVVTL encoded by the coding sequence TTGGCCGAAACCTTGAAAATCATCATCCCCATGGCCGGGTGGGGGACCCGCATGAGACCGCATACCTACAGCAAGCCCAAACCCCTCGTCAGCGTGGCCGGGAAGACCACGCTGGAGCATCTTTTGGAGATGTTCGCCAGCGCGCCCCGCGCGCAGGAGGCCGAATACGTGTTCATCGTCGGCCCCTTCCTCGGCGAGACGCAAATCCCTGCCTTCATCAAAGAAAACTATCCCGGCATGAACGCCCATTTCATCACCCAGCATGAAATGAAGGGACAGTCGCACGCCATCGCCCTGGCGCGGGACTACCTGCGCGGCCCCGTCATCACCTGCTTCTCCGACACGCTCATGGACGCGGACTTCTCGCTTCTCGCGGACGAGAAGGCGGACGCGGTCGCCTGGGTGATGCCCCACCCCGACCCGCGTCGCTTCGGCGTGGCCGAACTGGACGCGGACGGCTGGGTGACGCGCTTCATCGAAAAACCCCAATCGCTCGACAACAACCTCGTAGTGGTGGGATGCTACTACTTCGCCCGCGGCGAATCCCTGATGGACGCCATTGACGAGCAGATGCGCCGCGGCGTCATCTTCAAAAACGAATACTTCCTCACCGACGCGCTTTCCATCATGATCGAACGCGGCGCGCGCGTCCGCACCGAGATCATCCACACCTGGCTGGATACGGGGACCATCGAAGCCACGCTGGAAACCAACCGCGCCCTGCTGGAGAAGGGCGCGCCAACGCCCGCCGAAGCCGGCCCGCAGGTGAAGGTGATCGCCCCCGCGTTCATCCATCCATCCGCGCGGGTCAGCAACTCCGTCATCGGGCCGTACGCCTCCATCGGCGCGGACTGCGTCGTCGCCGACAGCCGCGTGGAAGACAGCATCGTCGAGGCGGGCTGCGAAGTGCGCTCGGCGGGGCTGGTCCGCTCGCTGGTGGGCAGGCAGTCCAAAGTTCAGGGGAGAGGCGCAGACCAGGTCACGTCGTTGAATATCGGCGACCATTCCGTCGTCACACTTTGA
- a CDS encoding aminotransferase class I/II-fold pyridoxal phosphate-dependent enzyme, with the protein MAEIESTKYLSSRVAGLKPSGIRKFFDIAATMKDVISLGIGEPDFTTPKPILEAGIRSLQRGETHYTSNAGRLELRQAIADNLFRLYGVKYDPVNEIIATVGVSEALYLAMTAILDPGDEVIIPTPCFVSYQAEVILAGGVPVEIPARMEDDFQVDPERIRAAITPRTKAIFVGYPSNPSGAVASRERLTEIADIAERNDLVFVSDEIYDRLVYDFQHVCVPTLGESIKRRTILLGGLSKDYAMTGWRIGYAAGPADLIKGLVRVHQYTIMSAPTIAQDAAIEALTNGEPYVQEMLAEYNRRRRLLVDGLNRLGLQTFEPRGAFYAFPKIAASGLDDEAFAEKLLKEEHVAVVPGNAFGPGGEGFVRACYATEYSKIEEALHRMERFMQRHG; encoded by the coding sequence ATGGCAGAGATCGAAAGCACAAAATATCTTTCCAGCCGCGTCGCGGGACTCAAGCCCAGCGGCATCCGCAAGTTCTTCGACATCGCCGCCACGATGAAGGACGTGATCTCGCTCGGCATCGGCGAACCCGACTTCACCACGCCCAAGCCGATCCTCGAGGCGGGCATCCGCTCGCTGCAGCGCGGCGAGACGCACTACACCTCCAACGCGGGCAGGCTGGAATTGCGGCAGGCCATCGCCGACAATCTCTTCCGTCTCTACGGCGTGAAGTACGACCCGGTCAACGAGATCATCGCCACCGTGGGAGTCTCGGAGGCGCTCTACCTGGCGATGACCGCCATCCTCGATCCCGGCGACGAGGTCATCATCCCCACGCCGTGTTTCGTCTCTTACCAGGCCGAGGTGATCCTGGCGGGCGGCGTGCCGGTGGAGATCCCCGCGCGCATGGAGGACGACTTCCAGGTGGACCCGGAGCGCATCCGCGCCGCCATCACGCCGCGCACGAAGGCCATCTTCGTCGGCTATCCGAGCAACCCCAGCGGGGCGGTCGCCTCCCGCGAACGGTTGACCGAGATCGCCGACATCGCCGAGCGGAACGACCTCGTCTTCGTCTCGGATGAAATTTACGACCGCCTGGTCTACGACTTCCAACACGTCTGCGTGCCGACTCTCGGCGAGTCGATCAAACGGCGGACGATCCTGCTGGGCGGCCTCTCGAAAGACTACGCCATGACCGGCTGGCGCATCGGCTACGCGGCCGGTCCCGCCGACCTCATCAAGGGACTCGTCCGCGTCCACCAGTACACCATCATGTCCGCGCCGACCATCGCGCAGGACGCGGCCATCGAAGCGCTGACCAACGGCGAGCCATACGTCCAGGAGATGCTGGCTGAATACAACCGCCGCCGACGCCTGCTCGTGGACGGTCTCAACCGCCTCGGCCTCCAGACGTTCGAGCCGCGCGGCGCCTTTTACGCCTTCCCGAAGATCGCTGCCTCCGGCCTGGACGACGAGGCCTTCGCCGAAAAACTGCTCAAAGAGGAACATGTAGCCGTCGTCCCGGGCAACGCTTTCGGCCCCGGCGGCGAGGGATTCGTCCGCGCCTGCTACGCCACCGAGTACAGCAAGATCGAAGAAGCCCTGCACCGCATGGAACGCTTCATGCAGAGACATGGATAG
- a CDS encoding cold-shock protein gives MSERIIGTVKWFNGSKGYGFIEREGGKDVFVHFSAIQSEGFKNLNEGQKVEFEVEQGPKGPQAANVTLVA, from the coding sequence ATGTCTGAACGTATCATCGGCACCGTCAAGTGGTTCAATGGAAGCAAGGGCTATGGCTTCATCGAGCGCGAAGGCGGCAAGGACGTGTTCGTCCACTTCTCCGCCATCCAGTCCGAAGGTTTCAAGAACCTGAACGAAGGCCAGAAGGTCGAGTTCGAGGTCGAGCAGGGGCCGAAAGGCCCGCAGGCCGCCAACGTGACTCTCGTCGCCTAA
- a CDS encoding ABC transporter: MIEIRGLLIRRNGRDALRVDALDIHDGETLALVGPNGAGKSTLLLALARLLKIERGEIRVDGRPLADWNDLEYRRRLAFVFQDPLLMDMSVEDNVALGLKFRGVTGGESRARAEKWMKALGVDSLAKRRAGQLSGGEAQRVSLARAFVLDPELLLMDEPFSAVDPQTRAQLLGDLSSLLAQVHRTTLLVTHNLKEAAQMGDRVAVIVGGTLKQVGSPRQVKANPADESVAAFLKELPQ; encoded by the coding sequence GTGATCGAGATCCGCGGCCTGCTGATCCGTCGCAACGGGCGCGACGCGCTGCGCGTGGACGCGCTCGACATCCACGACGGCGAGACGCTGGCGCTGGTCGGTCCCAACGGCGCGGGGAAGAGTACGCTGCTGCTGGCGCTGGCGCGTCTGCTGAAGATCGAGCGCGGCGAGATCCGCGTGGACGGCCGTCCGCTGGCGGACTGGAACGACCTGGAATATCGCCGCAGGCTGGCCTTTGTGTTTCAGGACCCGCTGCTGATGGATATGTCGGTGGAGGATAACGTGGCGCTGGGGCTGAAGTTCCGCGGCGTGACGGGGGGCGAGTCCCGGGCGCGGGCGGAGAAGTGGATGAAAGCCCTGGGCGTGGATTCGCTCGCGAAACGGCGGGCCGGCCAGTTGTCCGGAGGCGAGGCGCAGAGAGTCAGCCTGGCGCGGGCGTTCGTCCTCGATCCCGAATTGCTGTTGATGGACGAGCCGTTTTCCGCGGTGGACCCGCAGACGCGCGCGCAGCTGCTGGGCGACCTCTCCTCGCTGCTCGCGCAAGTCCATCGGACCACGCTCCTCGTCACCCACAACCTGAAGGAGGCCGCGCAGATGGGCGACCGCGTGGCGGTGATCGTCGGCGGGACGCTGAAGCAGGTCGGCTCGCCGCGGCAGGTGAAGGCGAATCCCGCGGACGAATCGGTGGCGGCGTTCCTGAAGGAACTGCCGCAGTAG
- a CDS encoding tungstate ABC transporter permease, whose translation MNEIFSITVLSLQVSALATVVSLLIGLPLGTWLALGNFRGRAFLLSVINTGMALPPVVVGLVVAMMLWRSGPLGDLRLIYTPWAIVIAQTVIAAPVVTGLTAAALQSLDPRLSQQLLGLGASRGQMVWRLWREARLPLLAALMAGFGSVISEVGASMMVGGNIKGQTRVLTTAIVLETSKGDFDQALALGALLLTLTYLINLGLTWIQQRARKPEQSARRAS comes from the coding sequence ATGAATGAAATTTTTTCCATCACCGTCCTCTCCCTCCAGGTCTCCGCGCTGGCGACGGTCGTCAGCCTGTTGATCGGCCTGCCGCTTGGGACGTGGCTCGCGCTGGGGAACTTCCGCGGGCGCGCGTTCCTCCTCAGCGTCATCAACACGGGGATGGCGCTCCCGCCCGTCGTCGTCGGACTCGTGGTGGCGATGATGCTGTGGCGGAGCGGTCCGCTCGGCGACCTGCGTCTCATCTACACGCCCTGGGCCATCGTCATCGCGCAGACGGTCATCGCCGCGCCGGTGGTGACGGGCCTGACCGCGGCCGCGTTGCAGTCGCTCGACCCGCGTCTCAGTCAGCAATTGCTCGGCCTCGGCGCCTCGCGCGGACAGATGGTCTGGCGGCTGTGGCGCGAGGCCCGGCTTCCGCTGCTGGCCGCGCTCATGGCGGGATTCGGATCGGTGATCTCGGAGGTGGGGGCCTCGATGATGGTGGGCGGAAATATCAAGGGGCAGACGCGCGTCCTCACGACGGCCATCGTGCTGGAGACCAGCAAAGGCGACTTCGACCAGGCCCTGGCGCTGGGCGCGCTGCTGTTGACGCTGACCTATCTCATCAACCTCGGGTTGACATGGATCCAGCAGCGGGCGCGCAAGCCGGAACAGTCGGCGCGGAGGGCATCGTGA
- a CDS encoding tungstate ABC transporter substrate-binding protein produces MKRLSVLLLSVFCLLLAACGSATTPVPTQPPAAEPPTAVPTPVPPTETSIPAPANPALILATTTSVQDSGLLDLLIPIFEQQTGYTVKTVAVGSGAAIEMAQQGNADALFVHSPSAEKQFMADGWGKDRALIAHNDFIIVGPEADPAKIKGLSPVEAFKAVAAAEQPFIARADKSGTSVKELNIWKSAEIDPVTAKPAWYIETGQGMGASLTIASEKGAYILTDRATYLASKDKLQLVLLVENDPLLLNVYHVITVNPEKWPKVNYDGALAFLNFMVGPDAQGVMETFGVDKFGIPLFTPDGGKTDADLGL; encoded by the coding sequence ATGAAACGCCTTTCCGTTCTTCTGCTTTCCGTCTTCTGTCTTCTGCTCGCCGCCTGCGGGAGCGCGACGACTCCCGTCCCGACCCAGCCGCCCGCAGCCGAGCCGCCGACCGCCGTCCCGACTCCCGTTCCGCCCACGGAGACATCTATTCCCGCGCCGGCCAACCCGGCCCTCATCCTCGCCACCACCACCTCCGTGCAGGATTCGGGACTGCTCGACTTGCTGATCCCGATCTTCGAGCAGCAGACCGGCTACACCGTCAAGACTGTGGCGGTCGGTTCGGGCGCGGCGATTGAAATGGCGCAGCAGGGAAACGCCGACGCGTTGTTTGTCCACTCGCCGTCCGCCGAGAAGCAGTTCATGGCCGACGGCTGGGGCAAGGACCGCGCTCTCATCGCCCATAACGACTTTATCATCGTCGGCCCGGAAGCGGACCCGGCCAAGATCAAAGGACTCTCGCCGGTGGAGGCGTTCAAGGCCGTCGCCGCGGCCGAGCAGCCTTTCATCGCCCGCGCCGACAAGTCGGGGACCAGCGTGAAGGAATTGAACATTTGGAAAAGCGCGGAGATAGATCCCGTGACCGCCAAACCCGCCTGGTACATCGAGACCGGGCAGGGCATGGGCGCGTCCCTGACCATCGCCAGCGAGAAGGGCGCGTATATCCTGACCGACCGCGCTACGTACCTCGCCAGCAAGGATAAACTGCAACTGGTCCTGCTGGTCGAAAACGACCCGCTGCTATTGAACGTGTATCACGTCATCACCGTCAACCCGGAGAAGTGGCCGAAGGTGAACTACGACGGCGCGCTGGCCTTCCTGAACTTCATGGTCGGGCCCGACGCGCAGGGCGTGATGGAGACCTTTGGCGTGGATAAATTCGGCATCCCGCTCTTCACTCCCGATGGCGGCAAGACCGACGCGGACCTGGGGCTGTAA
- a CDS encoding addiction module toxin YoeB, translating to MKPKKREAVFQPEFIEDLKYWVETDRKLAVRAFDLIEAILRDPFEGIGKPEPLKYLAPGCWSRRLTQEHRIVYLVRDERIDFLQARYHYTR from the coding sequence TTGAAACCGAAGAAGCGTGAGGCGGTCTTCCAGCCTGAGTTCATCGAGGACTTGAAATACTGGGTCGAGACGGATCGCAAATTAGCCGTCCGCGCCTTCGATCTGATTGAGGCTATCCTGCGCGATCCCTTCGAGGGGATCGGCAAGCCCGAACCGCTCAAGTACCTTGCGCCCGGCTGTTGGTCGCGGCGGCTGACGCAGGAACATCGCATTGTCTATCTCGTACGCGACGAACGCATAGATTTTCTGCAAGCCAGATACCATTACACCAGGTGA